The window AAAATCAGCCAGATTCTGGACCAAAACAAAGCCGAGGCGATCGAAGTCTTCGATCTGCGGGGAGGCGATTATTTCGCCGATTACGTCGTGATCGCATCGTCTCTGAATGAGCGCCATACCTTCGCGCTGCTTGACTACCTCAAAAAAGGGCTCAAACCCGACGAACAGTTTCTCGGAGTCGATGAGAGCGGCGACTGGATCGCGGTCGATCTGGGGGACATCCTGATCCATATCCTTACCCCCCAGTACCGCAGCAAATACGATCTGGAAACTTTTTTGAGCGAGATTGCGGCGCGCAAAGCCAAAGCCTAAATGTTTTTTCTGAAAAAAGCCCTCGGCTCGCTGCTGATGCCCTTTCCCCTCTTTTTGGTCCTGTTCGGGATCGGGCTTTTCCTGTGGCATCGCGGATACCTCAAGTGGTCCAAGAGGGTCATCCTTGCCTCCCTCGTCTGGATAACCCTCCTCTCCTACGCCCCCTTTTCGTCCCTGTTGATTGCCCCTCTTGAAGAGCGTCACCCCCGGCTGAACCCCACGGCGCTTGAAGGCGTGCGTTATATTCATGTGCTCGGAAGCGGTCACGTGAGCAACCCGGACATTCCCCTCTCCTCGCAACTGGGTACCGCATCGCTGGTCCGCATCAACGAAGGGGTGGCCCTCTACAAAAGCCGGCCGGGAATGAAACTGATCTTCAGCGGATTCGGCTATACCGATGCCGTCTCCAACGCCCGGAAAAACGCCGAAATGGCAATGGTTCTGGGGGTGCCTTCCAGCGACATCGTTCTTCTCGAAACGCCCAAAGATACTGCCGAAGAGGCTATGGCGGCGAAATCGATCGTGGGCGGCCAACCGCTGGTTCTGGTCACCTCCGCATCGCATATGCCAAGAGCCGTGGCCCTTTTTAGCAAAGCGGGGGTCAACGTGCTCCCCGCTCCGACCGATTTCCAGGTCAAAAAGCGCAATGACGTATGGGAATTCCCTTCAGCCGAAGGGCTCCAGCGTTCCGAGTCGGCATTTCACGAGTATCTTGGCCTCGCATGGGGGAAACTGCGCGGACTGATTTAAACCGCTTGATGCAGTATTCTTGGCTAAAATTGCGCCAGGGCCGATGACTCGAAACCATGCTAAAAAATAATCGGACTGATTGTTAAACGGAGAAGTGTTTTGATTGTATTACGGTGTTTGTAAGTGGTGCGCCCGAAGGAATTCGAATCCCTGACCGCCGGTACCGCAAACCGGTGCTCTATCCAGCTGAGCTACGGACGCATTTAAAAGAGACCGAAATTATAGCTGACAAACCTTATAACTATCTGAGTTGGTTGATTTTCAGCACAAATTCGACTTCGGCTTTCGACAATCGCAACTCTTTGGCGATCGCATCGACTTCCATCCCTTCATTGTAGCGGCTGATTACTTTCTCGTCATCCAGGCCGCTGATGGAGGTGGGAAGCGACAGGTTCCGGATCCGCTCTTCGAGATAACGCAGGCGGGTTTCGGTCTTTTCTTTGTATGCGGAAAGGGTCCCCTCGATCGCGCCCAGCGATTCCATGATCGGTACGGATATTTCATTCACTTCACGCCCTACTTCGGCATGCAGCGAATCCTGCGACCGCGGAACGCTCTCTTGCAACGATGCGATGATCTCAAGCTCCTGCTTGAGACGTTTGTCTATCATAAAAAGTTCGCGGTGCAACTCCTCGACCGCTTTGGCGACGGCACGAATCTGTGACGCCGTTTCCCCCTCTTTGGTCACGACGTAATAGATCAGCCCTAC of the Campylobacterota bacterium genome contains:
- the elyC gene encoding envelope biogenesis factor ElyC, whose translation is MFFLKKALGSLLMPFPLFLVLFGIGLFLWHRGYLKWSKRVILASLVWITLLSYAPFSSLLIAPLEERHPRLNPTALEGVRYIHVLGSGHVSNPDIPLSSQLGTASLVRINEGVALYKSRPGMKLIFSGFGYTDAVSNARKNAEMAMVLGVPSSDIVLLETPKDTAEEAMAAKSIVGGQPLVLVTSASHMPRAVALFSKAGVNVLPAPTDFQVKKRNDVWEFPSAEGLQRSESAFHEYLGLAWGKLRGLI
- the rsfS gene encoding ribosome silencing factor produces the protein MNARIEKISQILDQNKAEAIEVFDLRGGDYFADYVVIASSLNERHTFALLDYLKKGLKPDEQFLGVDESGDWIAVDLGDILIHILTPQYRSKYDLETFLSEIAARKAKA